AAGGAAAGTTTAACAAAAAATACCATTAATTGCAGGATTATTCAAAAAAAATATCGAATATTAATTTTCAGGAAATTGTGTTTTACAAGTCCGTATTTGATAATGATCTTTCATAAACAAAAAAGGGGGGGTATAGAGAAATTCTTTATAAAAATCAATTTTTTAAACTAGGAGGTGTTAAATCATGGGTAGACCGGTCAGCAAATTACTAGCTTTTTTGATAAGTTTTTGTTTGCTGGCGAGTTCCATGGCATTTCCCCTGCAGGCCGCAGCTCAAACGCAAGAGGTAAAAATAACCATCCTGGCTACATCCGATCTGCACGGCAACATCTATCCGTTCGATTATTTCACTCTAAAAGATAGCAACGTTGGCCTCGCAAAAATAAGCACTCTAGTCAAAAAAGTTCGTGGTGAAAACCCCAATACCCTTTTGCTGGACAACGGTGATACCATTCAAGGAACGCCCCTCGTCTATTATTTTACCAAGGTTGAACCGGACAAACCCCATCCGATGATAAAGGTAATGAACGCTATGGGCTATGACGCCATGGTAGTTGGAAATCATGAGATTCAGGATTTCGGATACGATTGGCTGGAAAAAGTAAAGAATCAGGCCAATTTTCCCATCCTAGCAGCCAACTTATATCTACCCGACGGGCAGCCGGCCTATACCCCTTACGTAATTAAAGAAATAGCCGGCGTTAAAGTGGGCATATTGGGACTTACCAGCAAAAATCTGCCTAACTGGACTACCAAGCAAAAGCTAGGGCCCCTTACCGTTAAAGATGCGGTAGAAGAGGCTAAAAAGTGGGTACCCCAGTTGCGGGATAAGGTTGACCTATTGGTCGTTTCGGCCCATATGGGTTTTGAGGTGGATTTGAAGACAGGAGCCAGCAACGGCACCGCTTACGAAAATCAGGCTTATGCTCTGACTAAGGAAGTGCCCGGCATTGATGTTCTGATTACCGGCCACTCCCATATGGATATTCCACCTCAGCTGGTCAATGGTGTGCTGGTAGTCCAGCCCTACCGCTGGGGGAGCAAACTGGCGCGGCTTGATATTACCCTGCTTAAGACCGACAATGGTTGGCAGATAAAAGAAAAAATGGGAGAAGACCTGGCAGTTGACGGTGTGGAGGCCGATCCCGAAGTAATGGCTTTGGCCGGGGATTATCATGAGGCGGCATTAGCTTATGTAAACAGCACTATCGGAGAAGCGGCTGGCGATTTTCACGGCACCTATTCCCGCCTGAAAGATACCGCTATTATGGATCTCATTCATAAAGTCCAGTTAAAAGTTACCGGGGCCGACCTTTCCATGGCTGCCATGCTGCCTGCCGATCCGCCGACTTTGAAGAAAGGGCCTCTGACCGTTCGAGATATCTATTCCCTCTATATTTACGAAAATACCCTTCTAAAATTAGAGGTCACGGGCAAGCTGATAAAAGAAGCTCTTGAATGGTCCGCCACCTATTACAATACTTACGACTTCGGCGCCGGATCTTCCCCATTGATCAATCCCGACAAGCGCCATTACAACTTTGACACCATTCAGGGCGTGGAATATATCATGGATATCTCCAGGCCTCCGGGACAGCGGATCCGGAATCTTACCTACAAAGGCAAGCCGGTGCGCGACGACCAAAAATTTACTATAGCCGTAAACAGCTATCGGGCTTCCGGTGGCGGCGGATACACCATGTTTAAAGATGCGCCGGTACTTTTCCAGACCACGGAAGAGATCCGCAACCTGATAATTGAATACATAAAGGAACAAAAGGTTATCTACCCCGAAACGGACAACAACTGGCGGCTTTTACCCGATCACATTACCCATTGGGCTAAAGAAGATGTAGACCGCCTTGTACGCAACAAGGCCCTAACGGGCTTTTCCGACGGCACCTTTGCACTTGAGCAGCCCATTACCAGGGCCCAGTATGCAGTCCTTGTGGCGAGGGCTTATGGTATAGAGCCGGTAAAAGCGCCTGCTTCCCGGTTTAAGGATGTCCCCGGAGGACACTGGGCATCGGGCTATATAGAAACTTTAGCGCAAAAAGGTCTGGTCAACGGTAAACAAGCTGGTCTTTTTGCACCGGAAGCACCCCTCACCAGGGAAGAAGCTGCAGTTATCCTGGCTAGAATAATGGGGGCAGCCGGTACGGCTAAAAAGGAGAACGCTCTAGCCGGCTTTACCGATGCTTGGTCCGTCAGCCCCTGGGCTAGGGAAGCTTTGGCCTTTGCCCTGGAGAAAGGATTGCTAAGGGGTTACCCCGGCGGCACATTAAATCCGAAAAAAGAAGTAACCCGGGGCGAGGTAGCCGCCCTGGTAGCCAGAGGCCGGTATCCCGTGGTTACCATCCTGCACCTCAACGACCTTCATGGGTATATTACCGAGCGGCTGGATAACAACAATAAGCCCTTTGGCGGTATGGCCCGGGTGGCGACGGTGGTAGCCGAGACCAGGAAGCAAAACCCATGGACTTTGATGGTTGACAGCGGTGACCACATCCAGGGCGCACCTATTGCCAATTTCTTCTACGGGAGCAACGTAATTGAAGCTTACAACGCCATTCAGCTGGATTTGGCCACTTTTGGCAACCATGAGTTCGACTGGGGCCGAGAAACTATTAAAAACAGAATGAATGAAGCCAAATACGACTACATCTGCGCTAACCTTAATGACAGTAAAAGCGGCCAGCTTTTTACCGGCAAAGGTTATGTAGTAAAAGAGGTAGGTCCTGTTGCCATTGGCTTTACCGGCCTTATCACTCCTGAATTGCCCACCCTTGTTAATCCTAAAGGGATCGAAGGATTGAAGGTTTTAGACCCGGTCGCCGCTGCCGGTGAAACTGTTGCAGCGTTGAAAAAGAACGGATCCGTTTATAATATCGTTCTCTCCCACATGGGGGTTGAGGAGGACAAGAAACTGGCCCAGAAGGTTGAAGGCATCGATCTCATTATAGGTGGGCACTCTCACACCAGGCTGGATCAACCCGTTGAGGTATCAGGGGTAAAAATCGTCCAGACCGGCCAGCACGGCGAGAACCTGGGCAGGATCGACCTTGAATTTGCCGTAGACCGCAACGGAGCCAAGCTTCTAAACATGAAGTACAGGCTCATACCCATTGATGAAAGCATAAAACCGGACGAAAAAATCAAAAACCTGATAAAACCCTATGAAGAAGAACTAAATGCTAAGATGGACGAGGTTATAGGCGAAGCGCTGGTTGACCTGGTAGGAGAACGGGAAAAGGTAAGAACAGGTGAAACCAACCTGGGTAACTTCATCGCCGATTGGATGCGGACTGCGCTGGGTGCCGATATAGCTATAACCAATGCTGGTGGAATTAGAGCCAGTATTGCAAAAGGGCCCATCAGGGTTAGGGATATCTATTCCGTATTGCCTTTTGATAACTTGCTGGTATTGGTTGAACTTACCGGCAGCCAGGTAATTGAGGCTCTGGAAAACGCCTATTCCAAGTATCCCTTGGCCGATGGCCGTTTTGCCCAGATCTCCGGCATTAAAGTCACAATCGATCCCAGCAAAGAACCCGGCCAGCGGGTTACCGAAGTTTTGGTCAATGGTGTGCCCATTGACCCGCAGGCCAAATATAAGGTTGCCACTAATGACTTCCTCTATAACGGTGGCGACGGTTATGAAGTTTTCAAGAATGGGAAATTCCTTGGCTGGTCTACCGGTGAGTGGATGCGCGATGAACTCATCCGGTATCTGCGCCAGTATCCGCAAGTCAATCCGGCTGTGGAAGGGCGGATTATTATACCGAAGCAGCAAAGCAGAATGCTTCCCGCTATTAATAACAGGGCTGCCTGATGAAGACAGAGGGGGCTTTACTAAGCCCCATCTACGAAAGAGGAAACGATGCTCCCCGCGGTTGGTATGCTTTTGTAAATACAATTGATAGTACTCAGGACTGGCGTAGCTCAGTCCCAGTTCTTTCCACAGATTCGACATCATTTACAATGAAGCTGATATCAGAACTACGATTCCGGGCGGGGTAAGTACGCAGTTGTCTTCTTTATCAACGACACTCTTCAACGACGTGTCTATCTGGATCTTGGCAACCAGAAAGTACGATACAAGTACGTCAATGATACGTACGAGGATGGGGATACTGGAGGTGCCGGAGAAGTCAAATATAACTGGATGAGATGGACAGGGATGAGCTTAAAAACTGGCCCGGGAGAAACCTGGAGTTTATGGACCACTAGCTACAATAGTATAACAGAAAGCGGAACTTTCACAAATCCTCCAGGCAATGATCCCAAATATACGATTGAGTGGATAAGTCAGTGGCATGAAAAGAGAATAAAACATAACTACTAAACTCTAATCCGATACGTACATTAAGAGCCGGAGATAATCCGGCTCTTTTTACGGATATTAAGTATATTAATTGTTAATTGGGAACCAATATCCAGGTCCGGGCCTATATCCCTGCAGTTTAACCCCAAGCAAATCAGGTTTTGTCCCATTAACTACTCTGTATCCCCAGTCTGCTCCGTGCCACTTTTCCATGTACGACTTCAAAGTCAAATCGATAGTGTCATCTTTAAAAGTAATAATTTTTTCATTTGCTTTCCCAAGATAAGCGAGCCAAACGAGCGAAGGCTTCTCTCCCGAGAGGTCTATGAACGTCACCACATCTATAATTGGGGAGCCCGTTTGCTCGTAAGGAGACTGGTCAAGACTATAAGGTCGATTCACGAAACGGGCCAAGAAGCGCAAAGCTTCCCCCTCGGGGAACCAAATGTTATGCAGATCCGTAGTCTCATACTGGAGTATATTGCTTTTTGCTATCCAGTCCTCCTTCGTTAATAGCAGATAACGCCACAATCCATTGTTATTTATAACCAATTTCCTTGCTTCTTCCAAGTTTTGATTTTTTGTCTGCTCTACCATCTGGGCCAATTTATTTAGATTGTAAGTTAGGATGTCTTGGCTAAAAATAAGCACAGTACTTGTTTTAGGAATCCAATAAACCCTTTCCCCCAACGCCTCCGAAACAAATCTAACTGGGACCAATGTTCTCCCATTTACTATTTTAGTCGGAACGTCAAGTTCGACCCTGGCACCATTCTTATAAGCCATGTTTTCACCAACCGTTAATGTGACGATACTATTACCTTTAGCTGCCGTTACTGTGCCTGTAGTACCGTTCCAATCTACAGTTGCCCCTAAAGTCTCAAAGATAGCTCGAAGTGGTACTAGCACCCGACTGTTCTCAAGAATCGGTAAGACATCAAAGTGGAGTTGCTCACTATTAAGAGTCACAGCAATTGGTTGATCTGCCATAACACTACCTGGCAAACTGGTTATCAGAAGTACTACAATCAAAAGATTCCATAGCCACTTTTTCCTCACTGGCAAAACCTCTTTCAAAAATTTCCTTTCCAAAAAGTACAGACGCACAAATTGACTATTTTGTTCCGCTTCCCGAAAAATCTTTGACAACCTCGCCAACGTAACCTCCCTGGCATTGCCGTAGACCTAAACGCGTCCTACATTTCACCAGTCACCAAGCCCAACCGCCAGATGGCGATGTCGATGAGGCCGTACCGCTTGATGATGCCAACTTTAGTCAGCATGCTTTCTGGTGTTTCTGTTGGAGTGAAAATACCCAGTACCAGTTTTTCCGGTGGGATAGAAACTCTAGCCATCGCTTGGTACAAACTCGCTTCTCCCATATATTATACCATTAATAGCCAGGTCATAGTAGCACCTTCTCCCAATTATCCGGCCTTTGCCATCCTGTTCGGCTTTTTGTCAGGAGATTGCCATATTTGTCCAGACTGAAGTGGGATTTTTTTATCCCTTTGTGGGCTATGAACATTTTTGTTGTTGTGTTCATATTATACAGTGGAAAAACAAAACAGCAAGAAAAGAGGGGGATTATCAAAGATATGACAAAAACTGAACTGTTAAAAAAGCTAATAGATAAATTTGAACAACTGGAGTCCGTTGAAGACCTTGATAATATAGATCAATTTCTTGACGGATTCCTCGGTGAACTAGAAACCGCCGGAGACGCTCAAATTTCTAGCTTCGATTTAGCGGTAATCGCCCTGCTATTGAACAGAAAGTTCGGCCTGAAGGAAATAAAGAAGGAGATTAAAGATATAGAGAAAAAGCTGGATGACAAAGACTTCGGCTTAAAAGAAATTAAGAAAGAAATAAAGCATATAGAGAAAAAACTCGATGATGATAAATTCGGCCTAAAGGAAATTAAGAAGGAGATAAAAGATATCGAAGATAAACTTGACAGCAAAGACTTCGGCTTAGAAGAAATTAAGAAAGAAGTAAAGGAAATAGAGAAAAAGCTCGATGATGACAAATTCGGCTTAAAAGAAATTAAGAAGGAGATAAAAGATATCGAAGATAAACTTGACAACAAGGATTTTGGATTAAAGGAAATAAAGAAGGAGATAAAAGATATCGAAGACAAACTTGACAGCAAGGATTTCGGCCTAAAGGAAATAAAGAAGGAAATAAAAGATATCGAAGACAAACTCGACAACAAGGATTTTGGCCTGAAAGAAATTAAGAAAGAGATAAAAGATATTGAAGAAAAACTTGACCGCAAGGATTTCATCTTTGAGAAATAAAGAAAGAAAAACTGAACCGGATGCTACCGTGCGCGGACAAATACAAGTAAAGATCCCACTTGAAAAAGTGGGATCTCTTTTTTATTCATCAA
The DNA window shown above is from Thermosediminibacter oceani DSM 16646 and carries:
- a CDS encoding 5'-nucleotidase C-terminal domain-containing protein: MGRPVSKLLAFLISFCLLASSMAFPLQAAAQTQEVKITILATSDLHGNIYPFDYFTLKDSNVGLAKISTLVKKVRGENPNTLLLDNGDTIQGTPLVYYFTKVEPDKPHPMIKVMNAMGYDAMVVGNHEIQDFGYDWLEKVKNQANFPILAANLYLPDGQPAYTPYVIKEIAGVKVGILGLTSKNLPNWTTKQKLGPLTVKDAVEEAKKWVPQLRDKVDLLVVSAHMGFEVDLKTGASNGTAYENQAYALTKEVPGIDVLITGHSHMDIPPQLVNGVLVVQPYRWGSKLARLDITLLKTDNGWQIKEKMGEDLAVDGVEADPEVMALAGDYHEAALAYVNSTIGEAAGDFHGTYSRLKDTAIMDLIHKVQLKVTGADLSMAAMLPADPPTLKKGPLTVRDIYSLYIYENTLLKLEVTGKLIKEALEWSATYYNTYDFGAGSSPLINPDKRHYNFDTIQGVEYIMDISRPPGQRIRNLTYKGKPVRDDQKFTIAVNSYRASGGGGYTMFKDAPVLFQTTEEIRNLIIEYIKEQKVIYPETDNNWRLLPDHITHWAKEDVDRLVRNKALTGFSDGTFALEQPITRAQYAVLVARAYGIEPVKAPASRFKDVPGGHWASGYIETLAQKGLVNGKQAGLFAPEAPLTREEAAVILARIMGAAGTAKKENALAGFTDAWSVSPWAREALAFALEKGLLRGYPGGTLNPKKEVTRGEVAALVARGRYPVVTILHLNDLHGYITERLDNNNKPFGGMARVATVVAETRKQNPWTLMVDSGDHIQGAPIANFFYGSNVIEAYNAIQLDLATFGNHEFDWGRETIKNRMNEAKYDYICANLNDSKSGQLFTGKGYVVKEVGPVAIGFTGLITPELPTLVNPKGIEGLKVLDPVAAAGETVAALKKNGSVYNIVLSHMGVEEDKKLAQKVEGIDLIIGGHSHTRLDQPVEVSGVKIVQTGQHGENLGRIDLEFAVDRNGAKLLNMKYRLIPIDESIKPDEKIKNLIKPYEEELNAKMDEVIGEALVDLVGEREKVRTGETNLGNFIADWMRTALGADIAITNAGGIRASIAKGPIRVRDIYSVLPFDNLLVLVELTGSQVIEALENAYSKYPLADGRFAQISGIKVTIDPSKEPGQRVTEVLVNGVPIDPQAKYKVATNDFLYNGGDGYEVFKNGKFLGWSTGEWMRDELIRYLRQYPQVNPAVEGRIIIPKQQSRMLPAINNRAA
- a CDS encoding copper amine oxidase N-terminal domain-containing protein, whose translation is MARLSKIFREAEQNSQFVRLYFLERKFLKEVLPVRKKWLWNLLIVVLLITSLPGSVMADQPIAVTLNSEQLHFDVLPILENSRVLVPLRAIFETLGATVDWNGTTGTVTAAKGNSIVTLTVGENMAYKNGARVELDVPTKIVNGRTLVPVRFVSEALGERVYWIPKTSTVLIFSQDILTYNLNKLAQMVEQTKNQNLEEARKLVINNNGLWRYLLLTKEDWIAKSNILQYETTDLHNIWFPEGEALRFLARFVNRPYSLDQSPYEQTGSPIIDVVTFIDLSGEKPSLVWLAYLGKANEKIITFKDDTIDLTLKSYMEKWHGADWGYRVVNGTKPDLLGVKLQGYRPGPGYWFPINN
- a CDS encoding coiled-coil domain-containing protein, with the translated sequence MTKTELLKKLIDKFEQLESVEDLDNIDQFLDGFLGELETAGDAQISSFDLAVIALLLNRKFGLKEIKKEIKDIEKKLDDKDFGLKEIKKEIKHIEKKLDDDKFGLKEIKKEIKDIEDKLDSKDFGLEEIKKEVKEIEKKLDDDKFGLKEIKKEIKDIEDKLDNKDFGLKEIKKEIKDIEDKLDSKDFGLKEIKKEIKDIEDKLDNKDFGLKEIKKEIKDIEEKLDRKDFIFEK